A part of Arachis hypogaea cultivar Tifrunner chromosome 12, arahy.Tifrunner.gnm2.J5K5, whole genome shotgun sequence genomic DNA contains:
- the LOC112730366 gene encoding uncharacterized protein: MTWVVELSQYDLQYEPKHMIKAQTMADFLVEVTGDPVGTLNTRWKLHIDGASNQIFGGARIILENPIGLVYEQSIKFELPVSNNQAEYEALLGGLALAREVRATRLEICSDLQKYLEKIKELSKQFEEVTVQHVPRERNTRADLLSKLASTKPETGNRSLIQGLIKEPAVALHLTQADPSWMSPIIDFLERAKLPSDEKVAKTIRQEAAKYAIIQGQLFKKGLSKPLLKCLRPDQTDYVLREVHEGCCSHHIGGKALARKLIRAGYYWPSIMADSKEFWGIDLLGPFPARPGQRQVIARFGIPDVIISDNGTQFADKRFGEFLAGLGIQQKFSSVEHPQTNGQVKAANKVILQGLKKRLDQQKGAWADELVSVLWVDTIIPVEISEPSPRLLLGGVEEAMEKDLVDEAREMAHLSETALKQRMALHYNAKVLKKEFRQSDLVLRRNDVGLPTPGKGKLAANWEGPYRVKEVLGNGAYRLEQLDSKEIPRTWNAINLRRFYP, from the exons ATGACTTGGGTTGTTGAACTCTCCCAATACGACTTGCAGTATGAACCCAAGCACATGATCAAAGCTCAAACCATGGCTGACTTCCTGGTAGAGGTCACAGGGGACCCTGTCGGGACTCTgaacacacggtggaagctccacatAGACGGAGCATCCAACCAAATATTCGGAGGAGCAAGAATCATCTTAGAAAACCCAATTGGACTTGTATATGAGCAGTCAATCAAGTTCGAATTACCGGTGTcgaacaatcaagcagaatacgAGGCCTTGCTGGGCGGCTTAGCTTTGGCAAGGGAGGTCAGAGCTACCAGACTGGAAATATGCAGTGACTTACAG AAATACCTGGAGAAAATCAAAGAGTTGAGTAAGCAATTCGAGGAAGTCACGGTCCAGCACGTCCCGAGAGagaggaacacacgggcagatctCCTATCAAAACTAGCGAGCACAAAACCAGAAACGGGGAACCGATCTCTCATCCAAGGTTTGATAAAGGAACCGGCAGTAGCTTTGCATCTGACTCAGGCAGATCCCTCCTGGATGAGCCCAATCATTGATTTCTTGGAAAGGGCCAAACTCCCCAGCGACGAAAAGGTGGCAAAGACAATAAGGCAAGAAGCGGCAAAGTATGCAATCATACAAGGCCAGTTGTTTAAGAAGGGGCTTAGCAAACCCCTGTTGAAGTGCCTACGtcccgaccaaacggactacgtgcTCAGAGAAGTCCATGAAGGATGCTGCAGTCATCACATCGGAGGAAAGGCCCTAGCCAGAAAGCTCATCAGAGCCGGTTATTACTGGCCCTCTATAATGGCAGATTCTAAGGAATTC TGGGGAATCGATCTGTTGGGACCCTTCCCAGCTAGGCCAGGGCAG AGACAGGTAATAGCCAGGTTCGGAATCCCGGATGTCATCATCTCggataatggaacccagttcgCTGATAAGAGATTCGGAGAATTCCTTGCCGGTCTGGGCATACAACAAAAGTTCTCGTCAGTTGAGCATCCCCAGACTAACGGACAAGTCAAAGCAGCGAACAAGGTCATCTTGCAGGGCCTCAAGAAGCGACTTGACCAGCAAAAGGGAGCATGGGCAGACGAGCTAGTATCGGTCCTCTG GGTAGACACAATAATACCTGTAGAGATTAGCGAACCGAGCCCGCGGCTACTCCTAGGAGGAGTCGAAGAAGCCATGGAAAAAGACTTGGTGGATGAAGCCAGGGAGATGGCCCACTTGTCAGAGACGGCTTTGAAGCAGAGGATGGCCCTGCACTACAACGCCAAAGTACTCAAGAAAGAGTTCAGGCAGAGCGACCTAGTCCTGCGACGTAACGACGTCGGGCTACCAACACCTGGGAAAGGAAAGCTGGCGGCAAATTGGGAAGGCCCGTACCGGGTGAAGGAGGTGCTCGGCAACGGCGCCTACAGATTGGAACAGCTCGATAGCAAAGAAATACCAAGGACTTGGAACGCGATTAACCTGAGGAGATTCTATCCCTAG
- the LOC112730368 gene encoding disease resistance protein RPV1-like yields the protein MNRNDINQILQEAGRNAAPRAIKGLEEHNLVWFDEDKLCMNHLLQDIGREMYMKESSIEPQRLPLALEVIGSHLFNRKVYEWRNVLNKFKAIPNNDVQKKLKISFDGLSDDRDREIFLDVAFFFIGMDKNDVIDILNGYGHSAEIGINVLMERCLITVDTKGKLGMHGLLRDMGKEIIRESLPMKPEKRSRLWNPEEVLNVLSRVFSALLATLNPILIIGSYNL from the exons ATgaatcgaaatgatataaatcaGATATTACAAGAAGCTGGACGTAATGCCGCACCAAGAGCAATTAAAGGACTTGAAGAGCATAATCTTGTGTGGTTTGATGAGGACAAGCTTTGCATGAATCATTTACTACAAGACATCGGAAGAGAAATGTATATGAAGGAATCATCGATTGAGCCTCAG AGATTGCCACTGGCTCTTGAGGTAATTGGGTCACATCTATTTAATAGGAAAGTATATGAATGGAGGAATGTTTTGAATAAATTCAAAGCTATTCCAAACAACGATGTACAGAAGAAGCTTAAAATAAGTTTTGATGGTCTAAGTGATGATAGGGATAGAGAAATATTTCTTGATGTAGCATTTTTCTTTATTGGAATGGACAAAAATGATGTGATTGATATATTAAATGGCTACGGGCATTCAGCTGAAATTGGAATAAATGTTCTTATGGAACGATGCCTTATTACTGTGGACACTAAGGGAAAACTTGGCATGCATGGTTTGCTGCGAGACATGGGAAAAGAAATTATTCGCGAGAGTTTGCCAATGAAACCTGAGAAACGTAGTAGGTTGTGGAATCCAGAGGAAGTGCTTAATGTATTATCAAGAGTTTTTAGTGCTCTTTTAGCTACCCTTAATccaattttaattattggttcCTATAATTTATAG